A window of the Trichoderma asperellum chromosome 4, complete sequence genome harbors these coding sequences:
- a CDS encoding uncharacterized protein (antiSMASH:Cluster_4.4~EggNog:ENOG41), which translates to MVISYIETWLKDAVSPPPGSSEMAYFIWDNEGVLTLMEEYEHDLVRDFVEVFSPVEKVDIFRIAVCKWFGGIYGDVDTKALQHPSQWVHSTDISEWTDGMSGKKYGLDEATLALLHQTSGQSPPVNAIWGIECDTDPNTDAHWRMAYTYPVQLTNWAFASAANHPILQYFLDRLHEKAAEARDRVLENPGTSLSQLHYDPVTRTGPVAVTEATKWRLEEHDGLRWNALTGLKDGGKTKLVGDVLILPITGFSPTQKKYSRMGEKSWDDPDARLAHKAMGSWHHTNLIVEYGKFCRTFFGLCKDWQKMW; encoded by the exons ATGGTTATTTCCTACATAGAGACATGGCTGAAAGATGCCGTCTCGCCCCCTCCAGGATCCAGTGAAATGGCATACTTTATCTGGGATAACGAAGGTGTATTGACACTAATGGAAGAATATGAGCATGATTTGGTGAGAGATTTTGTCGAGGTATTTTCACCTGTAGAGAAGGTGGACATTTTCCGCATTGCAGTTTGTAAATGGTTTGGAGGTATC TACGGCGATGTCGACACGAAAGCGCTTCAACACCCATCTCAGTGGGTTCACTCAACTGATATCTCGGAATGGACTGATGGAATGAGTGGAAAGAAATATGGCTTAGATGAGGCTACGCTGGCACTTCTACACCAAACCTCTGGACAATCTCCGCCAGTAAACGCAATTTGGGGGATTGAATGCGATACAGACCCGAATACAGATGCTCATTGGCGCATGGCGTATACTTATCCCGTTCAACTTACAAATTGGGCATTTGCATCTGCTGCCAACCATCCCATATTGCAGTATTTCTTGGATCGTCTACATGAGAAAGCTGCAGAAGCCAGGGACAGAGTTCTGGAAAATCCAGGCACTAGCTTATCCCAATTACATTACGATCCAGTAACGCGCACAGGCCCTGTAGCCGTTACAGAAGCTACTAAATGGCGGTTGGAAGAGCATGACGGCTTGAGATGGAACGCATTGACAGGCTTAAAAGACGGCGGAAAGACTAAGCTAGTGGGCGACGTCTTGATTCTTCCAATAACAGGATTCAG CCCAacacaaaagaaatatagtagAATGGGGGAGAAATCCTGGGACGATCCTGACGCTAGACTTGCACATAAAGCTATGGGTTCATGGCATCACACGAATCTTATAGTTGAATATGGGAAATTTTGTCGTACTTTCTTTGGCCTATGTAAAGACTGGCAGAAGATGTGGTAA
- a CDS encoding uncharacterized protein (antiSMASH:Cluster_4.4~EggNog:ENOG41~TransMembrane:1 (i7-25o)~SMCOG1034:cytochrome P450) encodes MATFLDSLPWLAAVGLLGSLYYLWYRIFSYQGIPKSLAFANSDGSLFSRARSSLGSVFEVNTLLWAGYRDHSKKGRAYILPDIFTGHHVILPSEHLQWLLKQPENVLSQRESNNEFLAAKHTFLNCVAADDNEWKFVVNLIKIMTSQLNNQTEDAIDEIHAALDDLWGNDTKNWKQVDLFDVSLELVSRVVSRIFVGLPLCREPTYLASSTKFAKFILIEALLAQLTPKPLRPLLAPFLAHYDWIQFRRMDRCVNPVIRERTEKFGKMAEEKPDADQPNDLLSRLMKESFRRNDDPRRSQSQTTKLLAVLNWAAIQVQGITLENTLIDIAHSPQSAEIQHQLREEALIADSAEPSVRWTRVQVAKMLKLDSVLTESLRLWGFSHGVIKVVVAKEGVDLPTGEHIPYGAKVGVGSYGLHHDEEIYSGESPFTFDPFRFLNEKAEAQQSGTKFASTSGTYMAFSHGKYAW; translated from the exons ATGGCTACATTTTTGGATTCCCTCCCTTGGTTGGCCGCTGTCGGTCTTCTAGGCAGCCTGTATTACCTGTGGTATCGCATCTTCTCGTACCAAGGTATCCCAAAGAGTTTGGCATTTGCCAACTCTGATgggtctctcttttctcgaGCTCGATCTTCCTTAGGGTCCGTCTTTGAGGTCAACACTCTCCTTTGGGCTGGGTACCGCGAT CATTCAAAAAAAGGACGGGCTTATATCCTTCCTGATATTTTCACGGGACATCATGTTATTTTGCCATCAGAGCATCTTCAATGGTTGCTCAAGCAGCCTGAGAACGTCCTCAGTCAGCGTGAGAGCAATAACGAGTTTCTTGCTGCGAAGCACACATTTTTGAACTGTGTTGCCGCTGACGACAATGAATGGAAATTTGTTGTCAACCTGATCAAGATAATGACTAGTCAATTGAACAACCAGACCGAGGACGCAATTGATGAGATCCATGCGGCATTAGACGACTTATGGGGCAATGATACCAAAAATTGGAAGCAAGTTGATCTTTTTGACGTCTCTTTAGAGCTGGTAAGTCGCGTAGTCAGTCGGATATTCGTTGGACTGCCACTCTGCCGGGAGCCGACATATCTCGCCAGCTCAACCAAGTTTGCCAAATTCATCTTGATCGAAGCACTTCTCGCACAATTAACACCTAAACCTTTGCGGCCCCTCCTGGCCCCGTTTCTGGCTCACTACGATTGGATCCAGTTCAGGCGCATGGACCGCTGTGTCAACCCCGTCATTCGAGAGCGGACGGAAAAATTTGGCAAGATGGCGGAAGAAAAGCCAGATGCAGATCAGCCCAATGATCTCCTTTCTCGCCTCATGAAAGAGAGTTTTCGCCGCAACGATGATCCACGTCGTTCGCAGAGCCAAACCACCAAACTTTTAGCTGTACTCAACTGGGCAGCCATTCAGGTTCAGGGCATTACACTTGAAAATACACTGATCGATATCGCTCACTCCCCACAAAGTGCCGAAATCCAACATCAGCTACGCGAAGAAGCCCTAATTGCTGATAGTGCCGAACCATCGGTACGCTGGACCCGAGTCCAAGTCGCTAAAATGTTAAAACTTGATAGTGTCCTCACTGAAAGTCTTCGACTGTGGGGGTTTTCTCACGGAGTGATCAAAGTTGTAGTCGCAAAAGAAGGTGTCGATCTTCCCACAGGGGAACACATCCCATATGGCGCAAAAGTTGGAGTTGGAAGCTATGGCTTACatcatgatgaagaaatttACTCGGGAGAGTCGCCATTTACATTTGATCCCTTCCGATTTTTAAATGAGAAAGCGGAAGCGCAGCAATCAGGGACAAAATTTGCATCTACCAGCGGCACTTACATGGCCTTTAGCCATGGAAAATATGCTTGGTAA
- a CDS encoding uncharacterized protein (antiSMASH:Cluster_4.4~EggNog:ENOG41~CAZy:GH92~SECRETED:SignalP(1-21)) yields the protein MHTIPIRSALLVLSVMLFAEATDGPEHFPRFDATSEATSYHTNAGNLKYVNPLIGTQGGDPNDNGGMIPSVAPPFAMTRWTPQTRENYISQLPYSNWDDRIHGFQATHQPAIWMGENGHVTLMPGLGDEIHPLFQKRGLAFKKSDESSTPYVYQVTLDATSAGEFGWNLTEQAAAEQFGDQCPPCPGGAAPVPDTVKDGANGRTRRSLDDGVGDVLGRYSPKIASSNSGSTSGNQSSIKVSMSASAHVGHLKIDFDNQNKQRPFVFIQASRLNWTGHIDIDEARHEISGSNPQRHDYSLGPDRPKSFNMFFVSRFSASFESYGVTQGEKVMEGETTINGKFVGGYVKFNKSVQRVEVRTGVSYISVDQARRNLDIEIPDGTSFDTTVENAKAAWLEKLGRIRVSGVNKTDSEHDQRTIFYTALFHALQYPSDFSEPTTSASSGTRRFYSGYTDSVHTEQDSYYQSWSIWDTYRAEHSLIALLVPERVDSMMRTLLRIFDWTGRLPLWANLVETNIMIATNADVILANALIRGFRGFNITNTWKAVQNDAYNPPANDTELLYYDREPFTPREARAGLTSYLRHGWVDNDHWSEAASRTLDYSFNDYACAVVAAYSGNNESYKELMARSKNYAKLWNSETEFMQTRNTNGTFALDSWGWTEGDNWVYTFDVMHDVDGLAALFKDGKKGMKSKLDAHFGGGHNMQSNEPSHHVPYLYSAIGYASSTAEKVRTIAWENYNATASGLSGNEDLGQMSAWYIFSALGFYPVNPASDEYVVGTPFFDEVEIMLPKGPLGGGQTLVISAPGAGTESKSYIKTLKVDGKSIYQPLLRHSEIVKARRIEFEMSSQPTSWGSHTS from the coding sequence ATGCATACAATACCCATTCGGTCGGCACTGCTCGTGCTGTCGGTGATGCTCTTTGCAGAAGCCACGGATGGACCGGAACACTTCCCACGTTTCGACGCGACAAGCGAAGCTACCTCCTACCACACGAATGCTGGGAACCTCAAATACGTCAATCCACTCATTGGCACTCAAGGCGGTGACCCAAACGACAATGGCGGAATGATTCCATCGGTTGCTCCGCCGTTTGCCATGACGCGCTGGACGCCGCAGACTCGAGAAAACTACATCTCACAGCTGCCTTATTCGAATTGGGATGATCGAATTCATGGTTTCCAGGCGACCCATCAACCAGCGATCTGGATGGGCGAAAATGGGCATGTTACTCTTATGCCAGGACTCGGGGATGAGATTCATCCGCTGTTTCAGAAACGAGGACTTGCATTTAAGAAGAGTGATGAGAGCAGTACGCCGTATGTCTATCAAGTAACGCTGGATGCGACGTCAGCTGGTGAATTCGGATGGAATTTGACTGAGCAGGCAGCCGCTGAGCAATTTGGAGACCAATGCCCGCCTTGCCCAGGAGGGGCCGCGCCAGTACCAGATACCGTCAAAGATGGGGCAAACGGTCGCACGAGGAGAAGTTTGGACGATGGCGTTGGCGATGTATTGGGCAGATATTCACCGAAAATTGCTTCCAGCAATTCTGGCTCAACTAGTGGAAATCAGAGCTCGATCAAAGTATCGATGAGCGCATCTGCGCACGTGGGCCATTTGAAGATCGACTTCGACAACCAGAACAAGCAGCGACCATTTGTATTTATTCAAGCAAGTCGGCTCAACTGGACCGGTCACATCGACATTGATGAAGCCCGCCACGAAATATCTGGCAGCAATCCTCAAAGGCACGATTACAGTTTGGGTCCAGATCGCCCTAAATCATTCAACATGTTCTTCGTCTCACGATTCTCCGCATCTTTCGAGTCCTATGGAGTTACGCAGGGCGAAAAGGTCATGGAAGGAGAGACAACAATAAATGGCAAATTTGTTGGCGGCTAtgttaaatttaataagtCTGTTCAACGCGTGGAAGTGCGAACAGGGGTATCTTATATTAGCGTTGATCAGGCTCGAAGAAATCTCGACATAGAGATTCCTGATGGCACATCATTTGATACCACTGTAGAAAACGCAAAGGCAGCTTGGCTGGAAAAATTAGGTCGTATTAGAGTGTCAGGTGTGAATAAGACAGACTCAGAGCACGACCAGCGGACCATATTTTATACCGCCCTATTCCACGCGCTACAATATCCTAGTGATTTCTCAGAGCCCACTACAAGCGCCAGTAGCGGGACACGCCGGTTCTATAGCGGCTACACGGATAGTGTCCATACAGAACAAGACTCGTACTATCAGTCTTGGTCCATTTGGGACACGTACAGGGCTGAACATTCTTTAATAGCTCTCCTTGTGCCGGAACGCGTTGACTCCATGATGCGTACGTTGTTACGTATATTCGATTGGACTGGGCGTCTACCACTATGGGCCAACCTAGTTGAAACAAACATAATGATCGCAACGAATGCAGACGTTATACTTGCAAACGCGCTTATTAGAGGTTTCCGAGGCTTTAATATTACAAACACTTGGAAAGCTGTTCAAAATGATGCATACAACCCTCCTGCAAACGATACAGAGCTTCTATACTATGACAGAGAACCATTTACTCCTCGCGAAGCGCGCGCAGGTCTTACAAGCTATCTCCGGCATGGATGGGTGGATAATGACCATTGGTCTGAAGCTGCAAGCCGAACACTGGATTACTCATTTAATGATTATGCTTGTGCTGTTGTAGCAGCGTACTCAGGCAATAACGAATCTTATAAAGAACTCATGGCGCGCTCGAAGAATTATGCAAAGTTGTGGAATTCAGAGACAGAATTCATGCAGACACGCAATACAAATGGCACATTCGCTTTAGACAGCTGGGGATGGACTGAAGGGGATAACTGGGTTTATACATTTGACGTAATGCATGACGTCGATGGCTTAGCAGCACTTTTTaaagatggaaagaagggCATGAAGTCCAAACTCGATGCACATTTTGGCGGAGGTCACAATATGCAAAGTAATGAACCATCACATCATGTGCCATATCTATACTCCGCGATTGGGTATGCTTCTAGCACAGCAGAGAAAGTGCGCACTATTGCTTGGGAAAATTACAACGCTACAGCAAGTGGACTAAGTGGGAATGAAGATTTGGGCCAGATGAGCGCTTGGTATATATTCTCAGCACTGGGGTTTTATCCAGTGAATCCTGCAAGCGACGAGTATGTTGTAGGGACGCCATTTTTTGATGAAGTGGAAATAATGTTACCCAAGGGCCCCTTAGGAGGAGGACAGACCCTTGTGATATCTGCACCTGGAGCAGGGACAGAGAGTAAAAGTTATATCAAGACTCTAAAAGTAGACGGCAAGAGTATATATCAGCCTCTGCTTCGGCATAGCGAGATTGTGAAAGCCAGAAGGATTGAGTTTGAAATGAGTAGCCAGCCTACATCTTGGGGGTCACATACTTCTTGA
- a CDS encoding uncharacterized protein (antiSMASH:Cluster_4.4~TransMembrane:5 (i74-94o128-151i172-189o434-453i465-490o)), whose product MDTNYGYVPRKPEQTTTSSIDFISHEGDQSASTLAGGQQYNATYSGTSEWSHQPLLPLPPAVVKSHRRRLFWWAVRYATVFTFIFVILLIPIILLSSDGDLDDDAPIEAIIAAQRVNLGFYIALWLEITWVFAAFFDIIGLALPYIFRFIARYVNSAHQRYWRVFKFMRRPICFLGTTIAAFIFFSAAIQDNPLLLIDTDPDAWSDWNNVISDVLQQLTLWMAFYLIEKLAISYIAIHYHYRRTSTTLERTKDIQQSLIILYEASVYLHKVGDHTFAEEDAIIRNAKGDMKPSGRMRLSSYLARLGLDGYKFVSLFGDLTSDDSDSHWLRPGSSYATVERAWANPTAAAALARRIWLSLVPRGKYGLAENDVVDVLGPSRVTEAKSLFKAIDANDSGYIPLDDFVGMVSEAGQKKHNIFKTIADMDHCINTLDWLFLLIIAVVMIFFIMLLYVPAIKEIQSVLSSLAIGLSFAIGRTINHLLTGIIFIFFDHPFDSGDVVKLCTPNLKDGIVCTVKRQSLTYTVFRRFDSNSDLQISNEELFRKSIENFTRSEINKQSITMFLDFRTSFKDLNKLQAMLETFVSDNSRDYVPGSLAFNVTSLHELNKMEVRIVFTHRNNWSNEKLRSMRSNKFHCNLIAACRQIPLFKPGALLPAPGENGNPLYTAQLSVSDVTENIQKEIRRRQGLRWDNEVKEDIGAQSEGTSEEEAAKIEAARKQAEIANEAKKIEKEAFQKVSRSVPVTQPVALSTAVNVLRETSGLRLAMRHTEEA is encoded by the exons ATGGACACCAATTATGGATATGTTCCACGGAAGCCAGAGCAAACAACGACGTCTAGTATTGATTTTATATCCCATGAGGGAGACCAATCCGCTTCAACGTTAGCTGGGGGTCAACAGTACAATGCGACGTACTCTGGTACCTCTGAATGGAGCCATCAGCCACTGCTACCACTTCCACCAGCTGTAGTCAAGTCTCATCGAAGGCGGCTGTTTTGGTGGGCTGTCCGGTACGCTACAGTGTTCACATTCATCTTCGTTATATTGCTTATTCCCATCATTTTACTCTCTTCCGATGGCGACCTCGATGATGACGCACCAATTGAAGCTATTATCGCCGCCCAGCGTGTCAACCTGGGTTTCTACATAGCTCTATGGCTGGAGATTACGTGGGTTTTTGCAGCTTTCTTTGATATCATCGGTCTTGCTCTACCATATATCTTCCGGTTTATTGCTAG ATACGTCAACTCTGCTCATCAGCGGTACTGGCGCGTCTTTAAGTTTATGCGCAGACCTATTTGCTTCCTTGGCACAACAATTGCTGcctttatcttcttcagcgCA GCTATCCAAGACAATCCCTTATTACTTATTGACACGGATCCTGATGCTTGGTCGGATTGGAATAATGTTATTAGTGATGTTCTTCAACAACTTACACTTTGGATGGCTTTCTACCTCATCGAAAAGCTGGCTATTTCATATATTGCGATCCACTACCATTATCGACGCACTAGCACAACTCTAGAACGGACCAAAGACATCCAACAATCGCTTATTATTCTATATGAAGCTTCAGTGTACCTCCATAAAGTCGGCGACCACACTtttgcagaagaagatgccatcATACGGAATGCAAAAGGTGATATGAAGCCCTCAGGTCGCATGCGCTTATCGAGCTATCTTGCCCGTCTTGGTCTTGATGGGTATAAGTTCGTATCGCTTTTTGGCGACCTGACCTCGGACGACTCAGATTCTCACTGGCTGCGTCCTGGCTCATCTTACGCAACGGTAGAACGCGCTTGGGCTAATCCtacggcagcagcggcactggCGAGGCGCATTTGGCTGTCCCTTGTCCCAAGAGGTAAATATGGCTTAGCAGAGAACGATGTTGTCGACGTGCTAGGGCCGAGCCGCGTGACAGAGGCAAAATCTCTGTTCAAGGCAATTGATGCAAACGATAGCGGCTATATTCCACTAGATGATTTTGTGGGAATGGTATCTGAGGCTGGTCAAAAGAAGCACAACATATTCAAGACGATTGCCGATATGGATCACTGCATCAATACGCTAGACTGGCTCTTTCTACTTATCATCGCAGTTGTCATGATCTTCTTTATCA TGCTTCTATACGTTCCCGCGATCAAAGAAATCCAAAGCGTGCTGTCTTCTCTCGCCATTGGCCTCTCGTTTGCCATTGGACGTACCATAAATCACCTATTGACAGgcataatttttatattttttgaTCATCCTTTCGACTCGGGTGATGTTGTGAAGCTCTGCACGCCCAATCTGAAAGACGGGATAGTCTGCACTGTCAAGCGCCAGTCTCTGACCTATACAGTTTTCCGTCGGTTCGACAGCAACTCAGACCTCCAAATATCTAATGAAGAACTATTTAGAAAATCCATTGAAAACTTCACAAGATCGGAAATTAATAAACAGAGCATCACCATGTTTCTCGATTTTCGCACCAGCTTCAAAGACCTTAATAAGCTACAAGCCATGCTCGAAACCTTTGTCAGCGACAATAGCCGCGATTATGTACCTGGCAGCCTGGCATTCAACGTCACATCTCTCCACGAATTAAATAAGATGGAAGTACGGATCGTATTTACCCATCGCAATAACTGGTCCAATGAGAAGCTGCGATCAATGCGAAGCAATAAATTCCATTGCAATCTAATAGCAGCATGTCGCCAGATTCCTCTATTTAAGCCTGGCGCACTGCTCCCTGCGCCAGGTGAAAATGGAAATCCTTTATACACTGCACAACTTAGCGTCTCCGATGTAACAGAGAACATTCAGAAAGAAatacgacgacgacaagggTTAAGATGGGACAACGAAGTAAAAGAGGATATCGGAGCACAGAGTGAAGGCACGAGTGAAGAGGAAGCCGCAAAGATCGAAGCTGCAAGGAAACAAGCGGAAATTGCAAatgaggcgaagaagataGAGAAGGAGGCTTTCCAAAAGGTCTCGAGATCTGTACCAGTGACGCAACCAGTTGCTCTTAGCACCGCAGTAAACGTACTGAGAGAGACATCTGGACTGCGATTAGCAATGAGGCACACTGAAGAGGCTTAA
- a CDS encoding NRPS (antiSMASH:Cluster_4.4~SMCOG1002:AMP-dependent synthetase and ligase~TransMembrane:1 (i35-60o)) → MLSLIQVLQRSPQPLSILLTKALMKPPHGWLRESYLWELSSIAIISMIALLKAGCAFTALDVSHPTKRLLEIIEDVKSPVLLLSTEQILRFNDLAGFRIIELSDKMFSELTTASASCATPVNASPSDLMYAIFTSGSTGRPKGVMIEHRAWLTAALAYGEDQELNFSSRVLQFASYAFDMSLMEIFTTLIFGGCVCVPTEEDRFNRVEEFVNEIGVNTLMLTPSYAKLLDPIAMPTVRMLVTGGEAVPSDLIELWSPHVKIYIAYGPTEASIQSSGARLDIGTVAIPSGLLGHPTGCNLWIVREDNHNELVPEGQTGELVIEGNTLARGYLGDDQKTAAAFVDMSTGTGIRRVFKTGDLVRQTDSGDIIFVGRKDTQAKVHGQRLELAEIEARLAPALAAGSKCCIEKVQSPHFANGGAIIAFLGEIMQISGDTSPEICWNRVETTLEMSVSMQAHLETVLPKSMMPRLYVPITFIPLTMSHKTNRSMLRELIQSLAYDELQKLRKADKSPAIYSDLSVGEFALRELWAAVLNMEPETIGPNDNFIQLGGDSITSIKLIAVARSRGITLTSATILSNPILRVQAQLAITSSKKNPEQDIKPFGLLRSRSKELRETAATLCKLPMDDIEDILPMTISQLRWYGKTLVKPTAWIDQYHFQLPSNVNLERFILALNSIVQATDLLRARIIASRNKELFQAIIKFHPVDIANTNETLETYLSQDLLNPMGLSALLSRYAILHLGNSKKVFVWTIHHAIYDGYSLPMLLQAIQDLYYGLELVPFTPFNQYLRDIGEQDLLEGETFWKNYLSDAAWTKFPALTSEAKSSTMGQVLANLKIASRQAQVSRSITIANVIRVAYGATLSQFSTDRFSSVLFLESLSGRNSSFSGIDRVAGPTLLTIPTKLDLPRKKPCGEILQEAQISLTGHIPNQ, encoded by the exons ATGCTATCGCTCATCCAAGTGCTCCAGCGATCGCCTCAGCCTCTATCAATTTTACTTACCAAGGCCTTGATGAAGCCTCCTCATGGCTGGCTTCGCGAATCATATCTTTGGGAATTG tcgTCCATTGCTATTATCTCTATGATCGCTCTTTTGAAAGCGGGATGCGCTTTCACCGCATTGGACGTTTCCCATCCGACTAAAAGACTATTGGAGATCATCGAGGATGTCAAATCCCCTGTTCTTTTATTATCCACTGAGCAAATTCTACGGTTCAATGACCTTGCTGGATTTCGAATTATCGAATTATCCGATAAGATGTTTTCTGAGCTGACCACCGCCAGTGCATCGTGTGCTACACCCGTTAATGCGTCTCCAAGTGACCTGATGTATGCCATCTTCACATCGGGAAGCACAGGTCGCCCAAAGGGCGTTATGATTGAGCACAGAGCCTGGCTAACGGCCGCCCTCGCCTATGGCGAAGACCAGGAGCTTAATTTCAGCTCGAGAGTCTTGCAATTCGCCTCATATGCCTTTGACATGTCTCTAATGGAGATATTCACAACgctcatctttggcggctgCGTTTGTGTGCCAACAGAAGAAGACCGATTTAACAGGGTAGAAGAATTTGTTAACGAAATCGGTGTTAATACCTTAATGTTAACTCCATCTTACGCCAAATTATTGGATCCCATTGCAATGCCTACCGTCCGGATGTTGGTTACTGGTGGAGAGGCAGTTCCAAGTGACTTGATCGAGCTATGGAGCCCTCACGTCAAAATTTACATTGCTTATGGCCCGACAGAAGCTTCGATACAATCCTCGGGAGCAAGATTAGATATTGGAACTGTGGCGATTCCTTCAGGTCTGCTCGGGCATCCAACAGGCTGCAACCTGTGGATTGTCCGAGAGGATAATCACAACGAACTAGTTCCTGAGGGCCAGACTGGGGAACTAGTCATTGAAGGAAACACTTTGGCAAGAGGCTACCTGGGCGATGACCAGAAAACAGCCGCTGCTTTTGTCGATATGTCTACTGGCACGGGCATCCGGCGCGTGTTCAAAACAGGTGACTTGGTTCGACAGACCGACAGCGGCGATATCATATTTGTTGGTCGCAAAGACACCCAGGCTAAGGTGCACGGACAGCGCTTGGAGCTGGCTGAGATCGAGGCGAGGCTGGCCCCAGCTTTGGCTGCGGGGTCGAAGTGTTGTATTGAGAAAGTTCAAAGTCCCCACTTTGCCAATGGCGGTGCTATTATAGCCTTCCTAGGCGAAATTATGCAAATATCAGGCGACACAAGCCCAGAGATCTGCTGGAATAGGGTGGAGACCACGTTAGAAATGTCTGTTAGCATGCAGGCGCATCTGGAAACGGTGCTACCCAAATCTATGATGCCACGTCTATACGTACCGATTACGTTCATTCCTCTAACAATGTCGCACAAGACAAATCGTTCGATGCTGCGAGAACTGATTCAGTCTTTGGCTTATGATGAGTTACAGAAACTCAGAAAGGCAGATAAGTCTCCAGCCATTTACAGTGATTTATCCGTTGGAGAGTTTGCTCTCAGGGAGTTATGGGCGGCTGTGCTCAATATGGAACCCGAGACTATTGGGCCGAATGACAATTTCATCCAACTTGGAGGCGATTCAATAACCAGCATAAAGCTGATAGCAGTAGCCCGTAGCCGCGGTATCACGCTAACATCGGCTACTATCCTCTCAAATCCCATCCTACGCGTGCAGGCTCAGCTTGCAATTACATCTAGCAAGAAAAACCCTGAACAGGACATCAAGCCATTTGGGCTACTGAGGAGTCGTTCAAAGGAGCTTCGGGAGACAGCCGCTACTCTCTGCAAGCTGCCAATGGACGATATAGAAGACATTCTACCTATGACGATTAGTCAGTTGAGATGGTACGGAAAAACTCTGGTTAAGCCAACTGCGTGGATTGATCAATACCACTTTCAGCTCCCCAGCAACGTAAATCTTGAGCGATTCATCTTAGCCCTCAATTCAATTGTGCAAGCTACAGACCTCTTACGCGCAAGAATAATCGCCTCTAGGAATAAAGAACTATTTCAAGCAATCATCAAATTTCACCCGGTCGACATAGCTAATACCAACGAAACTTTGGAAACCTACTTGAGTCAAGATCTCCTTAATCCTATGGGCCTCAGTGCACTGTTAAGCCGCTATGctattcttcatcttggcaatTCCAAAAAGGTGTTTGTTTGGACAATCCATCATGCTATTTATGACGGGTACTCCTTACCAATGCTCCTTCAAGCTATTCAGGACTTATACTATGGGCTTGAGCTAGTCCCATTTACTCCATTCAACCAATATCTTAGAGACATTGGTGAGCAAGATCTGCTTGAGGGAGAGACTTTCTGGAAAAATTACCTATCAGATGCGGCGTGGACTAAATTCCCTGCGTTGACATCTGAAGCAAAGTCATCAACTATGGGACAAGTTTTGGCAAATTTAAAAATCGCTTCAAGGCAAGCACAGGTTTCACGATCTATAACTATCGCCAACGTCATACGTGTTGCGTATGGCGCAACGCTTTCGCAGTTTTCCACAGACCGCTTCAGCTCGGTTCTTTTCTTAGAATCACTTAGCGGCCGTAATTCAAGTTTCTCAGGCATCGATCGTGTCGCCGGGCCAACCCTGCTCACCATCCCCACTAAGCTAGATCTCCCACGCAAGAAACCATGTGGTGAAATTTTGCAAGAGGCTCAGATATCTTTGACGGGTC ACATTCCTAATCAATGA